A window of Sphingobacterium kitahiroshimense genomic DNA:
ACTCAAATAATTATTTTACTTTTTTTCGGTACTTATTCACCCAAAGTCGGGTTATAAGGATGTATGAAGGAAAATAAACCCATAGATTCTCAAAAACAATTACTTCAGAAATATCTGGATGGTCAATGTACACCTGAAGAACATAGACTGCTTTTGAATTGGTTTTATTCAATTGAAGATGACCAGTCTCAAGAGACTTCGGATACCGAACGGATTCAATCATTAGGTAGATCAAAATCTATCGTAATGGATCAACTAGATGTTACTTCTGATTCAAATCCAGTGAGAAAGATGTTTGACTGGAAAAGATTTTCCGTAGCGGCCGCTGTTATAGTGCTCGTGAGTATTGCTACATTATACTTCGTGAAAAATAATATTCAATTAAAGGAAGTCCATTTGGCAGCACAAATACCAGATTCTACTGGAACTTATAAAAATGATATCCTGCCTGGGTCTTCTTATGCTTATCTATCTTATAAGGGTAAAAAAAGTGAAATAAAAGTCCATCAACTAAGTAAGAGTAATGTCCCGCATTCCAGCAACTATTTTATAGAAGTACCCAATGCTGGCACATATAAATTGGAATTAGAGGATGGTACATTGGTTTGGTTAAATTCTTCTTCTACACTAGATTATCCGGATGCTTTTGGTGTAAAAGAGCGTCGGGTAAAGCTCACAGGTGAAGCTTATTTTGAAGTGAAAAAGGATAAGAATAGGCCCTTCCGCATTGAAGTCGAAGGTAGTACTGTTGAAGTTCTAGGTACAAGTTTTAATATTAATGCTTATGCAGATCAAGTGAATACAACTCTTGTTGAAGGTAAAGTAAAGATTCTAAAAGGAAATCACGAACATGAGTTGCTTCCGGGAGAAGAGGCTTTGATAAAAGGT
This region includes:
- a CDS encoding FecR family protein yields the protein MKENKPIDSQKQLLQKYLDGQCTPEEHRLLLNWFYSIEDDQSQETSDTERIQSLGRSKSIVMDQLDVTSDSNPVRKMFDWKRFSVAAAVIVLVSIATLYFVKNNIQLKEVHLAAQIPDSTGTYKNDILPGSSYAYLSYKGKKSEIKVHQLSKSNVPHSSNYFIEVPNAGTYKLELEDGTLVWLNSSSTLDYPDAFGVKERRVKLTGEAYFEVKKDKNRPFRIEVEGSTVEVLGTSFNINAYADQVNTTLVEGKVKILKGNHEHELLPGEEALIKGDEIKIQQTDVSKHIAWQRGEFYFDGNNLQDILSQIARWYDVEIINAEALTLNSSYKGSLSRELKLSEILNSLAYVTKKKFEIDGRKVIIK